The proteins below come from a single Anderseniella sp. Alg231-50 genomic window:
- a CDS encoding argininosuccinate synthase, with translation MGIKGSVKKVVLAYSGGLDTSIILKWLETELDAEVVTFTADLGQGEELEPARAKAEMMGIKEIYIEDVREEFVRDFVFPMFRANTVYEGTYLLGTSIARPLITKRLVEIAAETGADAIAHGATGKGNDQVRFELAAYALNPDIKVIAPWRDWSFKSRTDLINFAELNQIPVPKDKQGEAPFSVDANLLHSSSEGKVLEDPNVEPPEYVFQRSVSPEDAPDSATIIEIGFEKGDAVSIDGKALSPATVLATLNDLGRDNGIGRLDLVENRFVGMKSRGVYETPGGTILLAAHRAMESITLDREAAHLKDSLMPQYAKMIYNGFWFAPEREMLQALIDKSQEHVEGTVRLKLYKGNVTVIGRASPKSLYSDELVTFEDDRGAYDQKDAEGFIRLNALRLRTLAARKRNS, from the coding sequence ATGGGCATCAAGGGCTCAGTGAAAAAGGTCGTGCTGGCATATTCCGGCGGCCTTGATACGTCCATCATCCTGAAGTGGCTGGAAACCGAACTCGATGCAGAGGTCGTGACATTCACTGCCGACCTCGGACAGGGCGAGGAACTGGAACCGGCACGTGCCAAGGCCGAGATGATGGGCATCAAGGAAATCTACATCGAGGATGTGCGAGAAGAGTTTGTGCGTGACTTCGTGTTTCCGATGTTCCGGGCCAATACCGTTTATGAAGGAACCTACCTGCTCGGCACGTCCATTGCCCGGCCGCTGATCACCAAGCGGCTGGTGGAGATTGCAGCCGAGACCGGGGCGGACGCCATTGCCCATGGCGCCACCGGCAAGGGCAATGACCAGGTCAGGTTCGAACTTGCCGCTTATGCGCTCAACCCGGATATCAAGGTGATCGCGCCGTGGCGCGACTGGTCGTTCAAGTCCCGCACCGATCTGATCAACTTTGCCGAATTGAACCAGATTCCGGTGCCGAAGGACAAGCAGGGCGAAGCGCCGTTTTCAGTGGATGCCAACCTGCTGCACTCGTCATCAGAAGGCAAAGTGCTGGAAGATCCGAACGTGGAACCGCCGGAGTATGTGTTCCAGCGCTCCGTCAGTCCCGAGGACGCACCTGACAGCGCTACGATCATCGAGATCGGCTTCGAGAAAGGGGACGCGGTTTCCATCGACGGCAAGGCATTGTCTCCGGCAACCGTGCTGGCGACGCTCAATGACCTGGGCCGCGACAACGGCATCGGCCGGCTTGACCTTGTCGAAAACCGGTTTGTCGGCATGAAGTCGCGCGGGGTCTATGAAACACCGGGCGGCACAATCCTGCTGGCGGCTCACCGGGCCATGGAATCCATCACGCTGGATCGTGAGGCGGCTCACCTGAAAGACAGCCTGATGCCGCAGTATGCCAAGATGATCTATAACGGCTTCTGGTTCGCGCCGGAACGCGAAATGCTGCAGGCGCTGATCGACAAGAGCCAGGAGCATGTCGAAGGCACGGTCAGGCTGAAGCTTTACAAGGGCAATGTCACGGTCATCGGGCGCGCTTCGCCGAAGTCACTTTACTCGGACGAACTGGTGACGTTCGAGGATGATCGCGGCGCCTATGACCAGAAGGATGCCGAAGGCTTCATCCGGCTCAACGCCCTGCGCCTGCGGACACTGGCTGCGAGGAAACGCAACAGCTAG
- a CDS encoding ankyrin repeat domain-containing protein, which yields MIRFIFILACFTVLAAPASAQQSDRGHKLKDRIIRALAAEPGDTGHVLVGQKAKGAGSALVFKSLDGTESWRTQNGNAPLSPEATDVQAVAAVSADLLLAGTWKHGLYVSRDGGGSFIRVTGFPGADIRDLQVAGDSIYAATPRHGILVSTDEAKTWTPIGPNKEFFWSLSTYGDALYASSLESGVFRRRDGEWKKIFADDKASAFAAASHRRAVAGNSGLYIAEHGPWRQTLKGEKLADVLMPDNDTILAASWSNGIAVVAPGGRVRQRLLKGKAVVRLQIAGDRLLAGTWGDGLHIIPLSQIIRKRTPLIDAVVKNDIAAVAQLLRDGADPDGFDASRNTALIFAARDGQAEMANLLIDAGATPGWVDGEQVTPLILAAFRNHIDIVRLLLARKVDRDHRDRSGRTAKDYAAERSETDPVYRLLGE from the coding sequence ATGATCAGGTTCATTTTCATTCTGGCTTGCTTCACCGTACTGGCGGCGCCCGCTTCGGCGCAGCAGTCAGATCGTGGCCACAAGCTAAAGGATCGCATTATCAGGGCGCTGGCCGCCGAACCGGGGGACACCGGGCATGTGCTGGTCGGCCAGAAGGCCAAGGGAGCCGGGTCAGCGCTTGTGTTCAAAAGCCTGGACGGAACTGAAAGCTGGCGCACCCAGAACGGCAACGCGCCGCTCTCGCCAGAAGCAACAGACGTGCAGGCTGTTGCCGCGGTTTCGGCGGACCTGCTTCTGGCCGGGACGTGGAAACACGGGCTTTATGTGTCGCGCGATGGCGGCGGCAGCTTTATCCGCGTGACCGGTTTTCCCGGCGCCGATATTCGCGATCTGCAGGTTGCGGGCGACAGCATATACGCGGCCACGCCACGCCATGGCATCCTTGTCAGCACGGATGAAGCGAAAACCTGGACCCCGATTGGGCCAAACAAGGAGTTCTTCTGGTCGCTCAGCACTTACGGTGATGCGCTTTACGCCAGTTCGCTGGAAAGCGGAGTGTTCCGCAGACGCGACGGCGAATGGAAGAAGATATTTGCTGACGACAAGGCCTCGGCTTTTGCAGCTGCCTCTCATCGCCGTGCTGTTGCCGGAAATAGCGGGCTCTACATCGCCGAGCACGGGCCGTGGCGGCAGACCCTGAAGGGCGAGAAACTTGCCGACGTCCTGATGCCCGACAATGACACCATTCTGGCCGCGTCGTGGAGCAATGGTATTGCCGTGGTAGCCCCCGGGGGCCGGGTACGGCAACGGCTTTTAAAAGGCAAGGCGGTTGTGCGCCTGCAGATTGCAGGCGACAGGCTACTGGCGGGAACCTGGGGCGACGGGCTGCACATCATCCCGCTCTCCCAGATCATCCGCAAACGCACGCCACTGATCGATGCGGTGGTGAAAAACGATATCGCCGCGGTGGCGCAGCTTCTGCGAGACGGCGCCGATCCGGACGGGTTCGATGCAAGCCGCAACACAGCCCTGATATTCGCGGCGCGGGACGGACAGGCAGAGATGGCAAATCTGCTCATCGATGCCGGCGCCACTCCGGGCTGGGTCGATGGCGAGCAGGTCACCCCGTTGATACTGGCGGCTTTCAGGAACCATATCGATATCGTCCGGCTGCTGCTGGCGCGCAAGGTCGACCGCGACCACCGCGACAGGTCGGGACGAACAGCGAAGGATTATGCCGCCGAGCGTAGCGAGACGGATCCGGTCTACCGGTTGCTTGGGGAGTGA
- the ppa gene encoding inorganic diphosphatase — translation MRIDAISIGANPPEEVNVIIEVPIGGEPIKYEMDKSAGTMVVDRFLYTSMRYPGNYGFIPHTLSEDGDPVDLLVISQRMLVPGAVIAVRPVGVMKMVDEAGGDEKIIGVPVSRITKRYEKVNDYTDLPEIQVSQIEHFFQHYKDLEAGKWARTDGWGNAEEARALIVEAIERARAG, via the coding sequence ATGCGCATAGACGCCATATCCATCGGGGCAAATCCGCCAGAAGAAGTCAATGTCATCATTGAAGTGCCGATTGGCGGCGAGCCCATCAAGTATGAAATGGACAAATCCGCCGGCACCATGGTGGTGGACCGGTTCCTGTATACGTCGATGCGTTATCCCGGCAATTACGGCTTCATTCCACATACCTTGTCGGAAGACGGCGATCCGGTGGACCTGCTGGTGATTTCACAGCGCATGCTGGTGCCGGGAGCCGTCATTGCGGTACGTCCCGTCGGGGTCATGAAAATGGTCGACGAGGCAGGCGGGGATGAGAAAATTATTGGTGTTCCGGTCAGCCGCATTACCAAGCGCTATGAAAAGGTGAATGACTACACCGACCTTCCCGAAATACAGGTCAGCCAGATCGAGCATTTCTTCCAGCACTACAAGGATCTCGAAGCAGGCAAGTGGGCCCGCACCGACGGCTGGGGAAATGCCGAGGAGGCGCGCGCCCTGATTGTCGAGGCCATCGAGCGGGCCAGGGCCGGGTAA
- a CDS encoding DUF6881 domain-containing protein: MTFNYYRCDWVHQLDDEPVTIFYQVDAEGRVPRRIDVFADGRRACVSTKDFCGRENELPGFESLVEGSFYDDLDGLLDCGPVVDKDGSINLLTSDSDTFEADWRTYRLK; encoded by the coding sequence ATGACGTTTAACTACTATCGATGTGATTGGGTGCATCAGCTTGATGATGAGCCGGTAACAATTTTCTATCAGGTAGATGCAGAAGGACGCGTACCAAGACGGATTGATGTGTTTGCTGATGGCAGACGAGCATGTGTCTCCACTAAGGATTTCTGCGGAAGGGAGAACGAATTACCGGGTTTTGAAAGCCTTGTCGAAGGTTCGTTTTATGACGATCTCGACGGTTTGCTTGATTGCGGTCCTGTTGTTGACAAGGACGGCAGCATCAATCTCCTCACTTCAGACAGCGATACGTTCGAGGCCGACTGGCGGACATACCGGCTGAAATAG
- a CDS encoding tetratricopeptide repeat protein translates to MFNRSKSIAVIMLGFASIGFPAAVSASDYDDVFRERYDSPEDVGVLGRFVSKAVEVGQYDQAISTLEQHLVKYPRDARARLNLASIYTNVGSWELAARNLEVALSVGDLTPEETKQAEELAGKVKGALSGFEWVLDLTVGIRSKWIDVEDRNNEWRDRQDWNPFAAVNTALKIDLDTPLDDVLVISASGLVERRYEDINQGAGDPFDGFSLTDGIYAHHRGRIAATLDKGIPVVELDAMRIQISAFGQFRTYNPSVTEVALGTSVRAIVQPSVDTSFYGEVSYANLSQSNNLSAEHRFGAEVGASRRLTAEHTVGMAARYQREITDGGTTVNRQREIELSYAGVLPYQVFGALWTQQVAGAYGDFSTRDGAFNPAFATAGTGTYWRASWDHAFHLDGYNRINLGYLVRENEYDGIGPFDFDPGSMSHTLSMSFTKSF, encoded by the coding sequence ATGTTCAACAGATCGAAATCAATTGCCGTGATCATGCTTGGGTTTGCCAGCATTGGTTTTCCTGCAGCAGTGTCGGCTAGCGACTATGATGATGTTTTCCGGGAAAGGTATGATTCTCCTGAAGATGTTGGCGTGCTGGGACGGTTTGTGTCGAAAGCGGTCGAGGTCGGACAGTACGACCAGGCAATCTCCACACTTGAACAGCACCTGGTGAAATATCCGCGTGATGCCAGGGCGCGGCTGAACCTTGCCAGCATATACACCAATGTCGGATCATGGGAGCTCGCCGCGCGGAACCTGGAAGTTGCGCTTTCGGTTGGTGACCTGACACCTGAAGAGACCAAACAGGCCGAGGAACTTGCCGGTAAGGTAAAGGGCGCGCTGAGTGGATTTGAGTGGGTGCTCGATCTGACCGTCGGCATCCGGTCGAAATGGATCGATGTCGAAGACCGGAACAACGAATGGCGAGACCGGCAGGACTGGAACCCGTTTGCTGCCGTCAACACGGCGCTGAAAATCGACCTGGATACGCCGTTGGATGATGTGCTGGTGATTTCAGCGTCCGGGCTGGTGGAACGCCGCTACGAAGACATCAACCAGGGTGCAGGCGATCCGTTTGACGGGTTCAGCTTGACCGACGGCATCTATGCGCATCATCGCGGCCGGATCGCCGCAACGCTGGACAAGGGCATACCGGTGGTGGAACTGGATGCGATGCGTATCCAGATCTCCGCGTTCGGGCAGTTCCGCACATACAACCCGAGCGTGACCGAGGTTGCATTGGGCACATCAGTGCGTGCAATCGTGCAACCGTCCGTTGACACATCGTTTTATGGCGAGGTTTCCTATGCCAATCTGAGCCAGTCGAACAATCTGAGCGCCGAACACCGGTTCGGAGCCGAGGTCGGCGCCAGCAGACGACTGACGGCAGAACACACAGTTGGCATGGCGGCGCGCTATCAGCGCGAAATAACTGACGGCGGCACTACGGTTAACCGGCAGCGTGAGATTGAATTGAGCTATGCCGGTGTGTTGCCCTATCAGGTTTTCGGGGCACTGTGGACACAACAGGTTGCCGGGGCATATGGGGATTTCAGTACCAGGGATGGTGCTTTCAATCCGGCATTTGCTACTGCCGGAACTGGCACATACTGGCGGGCAAGCTGGGATCATGCCTTCCATCTGGACGGCTACAACAGAATTAATCTGGGGTATTTGGTACGCGAGAACGAGTATGACGGTATTGGGCCATTTGATTTCGACCCTGGTTCCATGTCGCATACATTGAGCATGAGCTTTACGAAAAGCTTCTAA
- the folD gene encoding bifunctional methylenetetrahydrofolate dehydrogenase/methenyltetrahydrofolate cyclohydrolase FolD gives MCAAKVIDGKKFAEGLRGRIATAIAGLKSDHDLEPGLAVVLVGEDPASQVYVRNKAKQTVEVGMKSVEHKLDASTSEADLLAVVEQLNNDPTIHGILVQLPLPDHIDENKVINSINPDKDVDGFHVINTGRLATGQDSLVPCTPVGSVMLAKDALGSLSGLEAVVIGRSNIVGKPVAQLLLQENCTVTIAHSRTKDLPGVVGRADLVIAAVGRAEMVKGDWLKPGACVIDVGINRIERDGKNRIVGDCDYEDCAKTAGSITPVPGGVGPMTIACLLHNTVHAACAIKGVPVPEM, from the coding sequence ATGTGCGCAGCCAAAGTCATCGACGGAAAAAAGTTTGCTGAAGGTCTTCGCGGACGCATCGCAACTGCAATTGCCGGCCTGAAATCCGACCATGACCTGGAGCCGGGGCTGGCTGTTGTGCTGGTGGGCGAAGATCCCGCCAGCCAGGTTTATGTACGCAACAAGGCGAAACAGACCGTTGAAGTCGGCATGAAATCCGTCGAACACAAGCTGGACGCCTCGACATCCGAGGCAGACCTGCTGGCGGTGGTCGAGCAACTCAACAACGACCCGACCATTCACGGCATTCTGGTGCAGTTGCCCCTGCCGGACCATATCGACGAAAACAAGGTCATCAACTCGATCAATCCGGACAAGGATGTGGACGGGTTCCATGTGATCAACACCGGGCGCCTGGCGACCGGCCAGGACTCACTGGTGCCGTGCACGCCGGTCGGCAGCGTCATGCTGGCAAAGGACGCACTCGGTTCCCTGTCCGGCCTCGAAGCGGTGGTGATCGGCAGGTCGAACATTGTCGGCAAGCCGGTGGCCCAGTTGCTGCTGCAGGAAAACTGCACGGTGACAATTGCTCACAGCCGCACAAAGGACCTGCCCGGCGTGGTCGGACGGGCGGACCTGGTCATTGCCGCCGTTGGCCGTGCTGAAATGGTCAAGGGCGACTGGCTGAAACCCGGCGCCTGTGTCATCGATGTCGGCATCAACCGCATCGAGCGCGATGGCAAGAACCGCATTGTCGGCGATTGCGACTATGAAGACTGTGCGAAAACTGCCGGATCGATCACCCCGGTACCCGGCGGCGTCGGTCCGATGACCATTGCCTGCCTGCTGCACAACACTGTCCATGCCGCATGTGCTATCAAGGGTGTTCCTGTTCCCGAGATGTAG
- the typA gene encoding translational GTPase TypA: MSLRNIAIIAHVDHGKTTLIDRLLAQSGTMRDNQRMAERAMDSNDLERERGITILAKVTSVDWQGDRINIVDTPGHADFGGEVERILNMVDGAILLVDAAEGPMPQTKFVLQKALKIGLRPIVAINKIDKDEERHQEVINEVFDLFAALDADNDQLDFPILYGSAKQGWMATEPEGPKDDMTQLFDLVVKHVPEPVVEDGPFRMLSTTIEANPYLGRILTGRIRSGTVKPNQSIKALNRDGKLIEQGRVSKVLAFRGLERTPVEEAKAGDIVALAGLSKATVADTLCATDVSEAIEAQPIDPPTLSMTFRVNDGPLAGKEGDKVQSRVIRDRLLKEAEGNVALQIKDLDGEAYEVSGRGELQLAILIETMRREGFELTVGRPRVVMQVDEATGQRQEPVEEVIIDVDEEFSGAVVQKLSERRAELKDMRPSGAGRQRLVFHAPTRGLIGYQSELLTDTRGTAIMNRLFHGYASHMGIIPSRHTGVLLSNGEGEAVAYALWKLEDRGPMFVEPGMKVYNGMIVGEHTRGNDLEINVLKAKQLTNMRASGKDDAVLLTPPIRMTLERALSYITDDELVEVTPKSIRLRKAILDVHERKRASRRDDEALSA; encoded by the coding sequence ATGTCTCTTAGAAACATCGCCATCATCGCGCACGTCGATCATGGCAAGACCACCCTGATCGACCGTCTGCTGGCGCAGTCGGGCACCATGCGTGACAACCAGCGCATGGCCGAGCGCGCCATGGATTCCAATGATCTGGAGCGCGAGCGCGGCATCACGATCCTGGCGAAAGTCACGTCCGTCGACTGGCAGGGTGATCGCATCAACATTGTCGATACCCCGGGCCATGCCGACTTCGGCGGCGAAGTGGAGCGCATCCTGAACATGGTCGACGGCGCCATCCTGCTGGTCGATGCCGCCGAGGGTCCGATGCCGCAGACCAAATTCGTGCTGCAGAAAGCCCTGAAGATCGGCCTGCGTCCGATCGTGGCGATCAACAAGATCGACAAGGATGAAGAACGCCACCAGGAAGTCATCAACGAGGTGTTCGACCTGTTTGCCGCACTTGATGCCGACAATGACCAGCTCGACTTCCCGATCCTGTACGGCTCCGCCAAGCAGGGCTGGATGGCGACAGAGCCGGAAGGCCCAAAGGACGACATGACCCAGCTGTTTGACCTGGTGGTGAAACATGTGCCGGAACCCGTCGTGGAAGACGGCCCGTTCCGCATGCTGTCCACGACCATCGAGGCCAACCCCTATCTGGGCCGCATCCTCACCGGTCGCATCCGCTCGGGCACAGTAAAACCCAACCAGTCGATCAAGGCGCTGAACCGCGACGGCAAGCTGATCGAGCAGGGCCGGGTGTCCAAGGTGCTGGCGTTCCGGGGCCTTGAACGGACCCCGGTCGAGGAAGCCAAGGCCGGCGACATCGTTGCACTGGCCGGCCTGTCCAAGGCGACCGTGGCAGATACCCTGTGTGCGACGGATGTGAGCGAAGCGATTGAAGCCCAGCCGATCGACCCGCCGACACTGTCGATGACGTTTCGCGTCAATGACGGGCCGCTGGCCGGCAAGGAAGGCGACAAGGTGCAAAGCCGTGTCATCCGCGACCGCCTGCTGAAGGAAGCCGAAGGCAATGTGGCGCTTCAGATCAAGGACCTCGACGGCGAGGCCTACGAGGTGTCGGGCCGTGGTGAACTGCAGCTGGCCATCCTGATCGAGACCATGCGGCGTGAAGGCTTTGAACTCACTGTCGGGCGCCCGCGCGTGGTGATGCAGGTGGACGAGGCGACCGGCCAGCGCCAGGAGCCGGTGGAAGAGGTCATCATCGACGTTGATGAGGAGTTCTCCGGTGCGGTGGTGCAGAAGCTGTCGGAACGCCGGGCTGAACTGAAGGATATGCGCCCGTCAGGCGCAGGACGCCAGCGGCTGGTGTTCCATGCACCGACCCGTGGCCTGATCGGCTACCAGAGCGAACTTCTGACCGACACCCGCGGCACCGCCATCATGAACCGGCTGTTCCACGGTTATGCCTCGCACATGGGCATTATCCCGTCGCGCCATACCGGTGTCCTTCTGTCCAATGGCGAAGGTGAAGCGGTGGCGTACGCCCTGTGGAAACTGGAAGATCGCGGCCCGATGTTCGTGGAGCCGGGCATGAAGGTCTATAACGGCATGATTGTCGGTGAGCACACGCGCGGCAATGACCTTGAGATCAACGTGCTGAAAGCCAAGCAACTGACCAATATGCGCGCGTCCGGCAAGGATGACGCGGTGTTGCTGACCCCGCCAATCCGCATGACGCTTGAACGGGCCCTGAGCTACATCACCGATGATGAACTGGTGGAGGTTACGCCCAAGTCGATCCGCCTGCGCAAGGCCATTCTCGACGTCCATGAACGCAAGCGTGCGTCACGGCGCGATGATGAAGCGCTGAGTGCCTAA
- a CDS encoding FecR domain-containing protein — MKNNTRRIASLACAAVLCVLAPVGAFAESVGKLTAVQTQVRKAGTGVIGVGAGVALGDRLRSNATGLGLIVFQDQSSVKLGPNSNLTIDEFVYSPGSNGNFGISMDRGVSRFFGGQVSKKGKMKITTPHVILGVRGGIVDAKIEGGETIGILRAGKLTCVIEGETRVITKPGFACVSNGDSISVIKLPNVLDILDSPARIAGTNAPGNKGPGLEVDAGCAGAGASLIPACQSQNGQLPNPGTTGRDPGGIGPIIRTGPDDGYGGSPDLSNFRDQ; from the coding sequence ATGAAAAACAATACACGTAGAATTGCCAGTCTCGCCTGCGCTGCGGTGCTGTGCGTGCTGGCGCCGGTAGGCGCATTTGCCGAATCGGTCGGCAAGCTGACGGCAGTGCAGACCCAGGTCAGAAAGGCCGGAACCGGTGTCATCGGCGTTGGTGCGGGTGTGGCGCTGGGTGACCGGCTGCGCAGCAATGCGACCGGCCTTGGCCTGATTGTCTTCCAGGACCAGTCGAGCGTGAAGCTGGGACCGAATTCGAACCTGACTATTGACGAGTTTGTCTACAGCCCCGGCAGCAACGGTAATTTCGGCATCAGCATGGATCGCGGCGTGTCGCGGTTTTTCGGTGGCCAGGTGTCCAAGAAGGGCAAGATGAAAATCACGACGCCACATGTCATCCTCGGGGTGCGCGGCGGCATTGTGGACGCCAAGATCGAAGGTGGTGAGACGATCGGTATCCTGCGCGCCGGCAAACTGACATGTGTTATTGAAGGTGAGACCCGTGTGATCACCAAACCCGGCTTTGCCTGCGTTTCCAATGGCGATTCGATCAGCGTGATCAAGCTTCCGAACGTCCTGGACATTCTTGACAGCCCGGCCCGTATCGCAGGCACCAATGCGCCGGGTAACAAGGGGCCGGGCCTTGAAGTCGATGCCGGTTGTGCGGGAGCCGGCGCCAGCCTGATACCGGCCTGTCAGAGCCAGAACGGACAATTGCCCAATCCCGGCACCACCGGCAGAGATCCCGGCGGTATTGGTCCGATTATCCGGACCGGACCTGATGACGGCTATGGCGGCAGCCCGGACCTGTCCAACTTTCGCGACCAATGA
- a CDS encoding M3 family metallopeptidase: MANEQDIKPALVSWAGSHGLPDFKAIEDADFKTAFAPAMALHLAEIEAIADNPQPADFDNTIAALELSGKALRKVQALFWHRAGTDSTPAIQALEREIGPELAKHQSAIFMNDHLFARIDALHDSRTESDLSSEQIRVLEQHYKSFVKQGAKLAAAEKKRLADIDQRLAALAAQFGQNVLADEKDWVLVLENEDDLAGLPDSLIASMAEAAAQRGHDGKHAVTLSRSIIEPFLISSSRPDLRQAAFEAWAARGENGGDSDNTETIAETLKLRDEKARLLGYENFAALKLDGTMAKRPTAVEDLLGKVWPAAKASAADHAAMLAEIAVEEGHNEPLKASDWRYYTAKLREREFDLDEAVVKPYFQLENMIQAAFDVAGRLFGLSFSELANVAGPHADARVFEVRNRSGDVSGVFIGDYFARSSKRSGAWMSLLQKQHGLDGGQIPIVFNVMNFAKPAQGSPALLSLDDARTLFHEFGHAMHGMLSNVTYPSVSGTSVSRDFVELPSQLYEHWLTVPEILEKHAVHVETGKPMPQELLDKVLAARTFNAGFDAIEYTSSAIVDMRFHQASSDDKASANPLGFEADVLAELGMPEAIIMRHRTPHFLHVFYGDGYAAGYYSYMWSEVLDADAFNAFEEASDPFDPALAKRLEQHIYSSGDSVDPEAAYTAFRGKMPTADAMLRKRGLAA; encoded by the coding sequence ATGGCGAACGAACAGGACATCAAGCCGGCACTGGTGAGCTGGGCCGGCAGTCACGGACTGCCTGATTTCAAAGCGATCGAGGACGCTGATTTCAAGACTGCCTTTGCGCCGGCCATGGCGCTTCACCTGGCCGAGATAGAGGCGATCGCCGACAATCCGCAACCGGCCGATTTTGACAATACGATTGCTGCGCTGGAACTGTCAGGCAAGGCATTGCGTAAAGTGCAGGCATTGTTCTGGCATCGTGCCGGTACCGACAGCACACCGGCCATTCAGGCGCTGGAGCGCGAGATCGGCCCGGAACTGGCAAAGCACCAGTCGGCCATATTCATGAATGACCACTTGTTTGCCCGCATTGACGCACTGCATGACAGCCGCACCGAAAGCGATCTTTCGTCCGAACAGATCCGGGTGCTGGAGCAGCACTACAAGAGTTTCGTGAAGCAGGGCGCAAAACTGGCGGCGGCCGAGAAAAAACGGCTGGCGGACATCGATCAGCGGCTCGCGGCGCTGGCTGCGCAGTTCGGCCAGAACGTACTGGCGGACGAGAAAGACTGGGTGCTGGTGCTGGAAAACGAGGATGACCTGGCCGGATTGCCGGACAGCCTGATAGCCTCCATGGCGGAAGCCGCCGCCCAGCGCGGCCATGACGGCAAGCATGCGGTTACCCTGTCACGGTCGATCATTGAACCGTTTCTGATTTCGTCATCACGACCAGATTTGCGACAGGCTGCGTTCGAGGCCTGGGCGGCGCGCGGTGAAAACGGCGGTGACAGCGACAACACGGAAACTATTGCCGAAACGCTGAAACTGCGTGACGAGAAAGCGCGGCTTCTGGGCTATGAGAACTTTGCTGCGCTGAAGCTGGACGGCACCATGGCCAAGCGCCCGACGGCCGTGGAAGACCTGCTCGGCAAGGTCTGGCCGGCGGCGAAGGCCAGTGCCGCGGACCATGCGGCGATGCTTGCGGAAATAGCGGTCGAGGAAGGCCATAACGAACCTCTCAAGGCTTCCGACTGGCGCTACTACACGGCAAAGCTGCGGGAACGGGAGTTCGATCTGGACGAAGCGGTGGTCAAACCGTACTTCCAGCTGGAAAACATGATCCAGGCAGCGTTTGACGTGGCCGGCCGGCTGTTCGGCCTGTCGTTCAGCGAACTGGCCAATGTGGCAGGTCCGCACGCGGATGCCCGGGTGTTTGAGGTGCGCAACAGGTCCGGTGACGTCAGCGGCGTGTTCATCGGCGACTATTTTGCCCGCTCGTCCAAGCGCTCCGGCGCGTGGATGAGCCTGTTGCAGAAGCAGCACGGCCTGGACGGTGGCCAGATCCCCATTGTGTTCAACGTGATGAATTTCGCCAAGCCGGCACAGGGGTCACCGGCCCTGCTGTCGCTGGATGATGCGCGGACGCTGTTCCACGAGTTCGGCCACGCCATGCACGGAATGTTGTCCAATGTGACCTATCCGTCGGTCTCCGGCACATCTGTTTCGCGGGATTTTGTCGAGCTGCCGTCGCAATTGTACGAGCACTGGCTGACGGTGCCCGAGATTCTCGAAAAACATGCGGTTCACGTGGAGACCGGCAAACCCATGCCACAGGAATTGCTGGACAAGGTGCTGGCCGCTCGAACCTTCAATGCAGGGTTTGATGCGATCGAGTACACGTCATCCGCCATTGTCGACATGCGTTTCCACCAGGCCTCGTCCGATGACAAGGCAAGTGCAAATCCTCTTGGCTTTGAAGCGGATGTGCTGGCGGAACTCGGCATGCCGGAGGCCATCATCATGCGGCACCGCACACCGCATTTCCTGCACGTGTTCTATGGCGACGGGTATGCGGCAGGCTATTACAGCTATATGTGGTCGGAGGTGCTGGATGCAGATGCGTTCAACGCTTTTGAAGAGGCAAGCGATCCGTTTGACCCGGCTCTGGCAAAACGGCTTGAGCAACACATCTACTCATCCGGAGATTCGGTTGACCCGGAAGCGGCTTACACGGCGTTTCGCGGGAAAATGCCGACGGCAGACGCGATGTTGCGCAAGCGCGGGCTGGCCGCCTGA
- a CDS encoding YggT family protein yields the protein MLSLLWLFDQLVYIIFWIIIIMVVMSWLIAFNVLNNSNNIVRQINYTLHRLTEPMLGPIRRFMPDLGGIDLSPLVLLLGLMFLQRLLHEYLV from the coding sequence ATGCTTTCTCTCCTCTGGCTGTTTGACCAGCTCGTCTACATAATTTTCTGGATCATCATCATTATGGTGGTGATGAGCTGGCTGATCGCGTTCAACGTGTTGAACAATTCAAACAACATCGTGCGCCAGATCAACTACACCCTGCATCGCCTGACCGAACCGATGCTCGGACCCATCAGGCGGTTCATGCCTGATCTTGGCGGTATCGATCTGTCACCACTGGTCCTGCTGCTGGGACTGATGTTCCTGCAAAGACTGTTGCACGAGTATCTGGTCTGA